The following proteins are co-located in the Deltaproteobacteria bacterium genome:
- a CDS encoding glycosyltransferase family 9 protein, which produces MIRLGALGDLVLTTGPLLHWHRTRGLVFDVVTRASLAPILQGHPAVGRIQGLEEQALNGAAWIKTARDLARFQAGSTLVDLHGNLRTTILRAFWKGPVRSSLKLGLERRLYLQTGNTSIGRRLLSLTVPQRYALALDETTPPIWRLHPAVFLSHEEQEAADRLLNPWAQGRPIVALHPYATHPAKAWPRQSWLALAALLQARGLAVLAIGRSPDPLVTGEAVLNLTDQTGIRETCALLSRCRVLVTGDSGPMHLAWAVNTPLVALFGPTTRHWGFAPCGPLATVLEFDLPCRPCSLHGQDRCRFGHACLTEISAEKVARAVRRYV; this is translated from the coding sequence ATGATCCGACTGGGCGCCCTGGGGGATTTGGTCCTGACCACCGGCCCTCTTCTCCACTGGCACCGGACCCGGGGGCTGGTCTTCGACGTGGTCACCCGGGCCTCATTGGCCCCGATACTCCAGGGGCATCCGGCCGTGGGCCGAATTCAGGGACTGGAAGAACAGGCCTTGAACGGAGCCGCTTGGATAAAAACGGCCCGGGACCTTGCCCGATTCCAAGCCGGTTCGACCCTGGTCGATCTTCACGGCAACCTGAGAACCACAATTCTTCGAGCTTTCTGGAAGGGGCCGGTTCGCTCATCACTCAAACTTGGCCTCGAACGACGACTGTATCTCCAGACCGGGAATACCTCGATCGGCCGCCGGCTCCTGTCCCTGACCGTACCCCAGCGTTACGCCCTGGCCCTGGACGAGACAACCCCGCCAATTTGGCGATTGCATCCAGCCGTATTCCTTTCGCATGAAGAACAGGAGGCCGCAGACAGGTTGCTAAACCCTTGGGCCCAGGGCCGGCCCATCGTGGCCCTCCACCCCTACGCCACCCATCCGGCCAAGGCCTGGCCTCGCCAATCCTGGCTGGCCCTGGCCGCCCTGCTCCAGGCCCGGGGTCTGGCCGTCCTCGCTATCGGACGAAGCCCGGACCCTCTGGTCACCGGCGAGGCAGTCCTGAACCTTACCGATCAAACCGGAATCAGGGAGACCTGCGCCCTTCTCTCCCGATGCCGGGTTCTGGTCACCGGAGACTCAGGCCCCATGCATTTGGCCTGGGCCGTGAACACCCCCCTGGTGGCCCTGTTCGGTCCGACCACCAGACATTGGGGCTTCGCTCCTTGCGGCCCTCTGGCCACGGTCCTTGAATTCGACCTGCCCTGCCGCCCCTGTTCCCTCCACGGCCAGGACCGGTGCCGTTTTGGCCATGCCTGTCTGACCGAGATTTCAGCGGAAAAAGTGGCCAGGGCCGTCAGACGGTACGTCTAA
- a CDS encoding DMT family transporter → MALWGGTWIAGRLLSQSLHPMTSALLRLALASSFLVGLYRFSRGRWPSLRKSEFLPVLFLALTGVFFYNRFFFTGLQTIPAGRAALIVACIPVCIAALSAVFWKERFGPVRILGTLISLVGVAVVIADGNPMVLLQGGVQTGDVYILGCVAAWAAYSLGGRSVMRTMEPLSAVTWSCLVGTFMLIPAAWGHVPSDLIRAGMVEWGCLVFLGTLATGVAYYWYYAAINTIGASRAGVFINLVPVFAVLMGFFLLDEPIHLSLLTGGVMVIGGVWLTNRP, encoded by the coding sequence ATGGCCCTATGGGGAGGGACCTGGATCGCTGGCCGGCTCTTGTCCCAATCTTTGCATCCCATGACTTCGGCTCTTCTCCGGCTGGCCTTGGCCAGCAGCTTTCTTGTCGGTCTGTACCGTTTTTCTCGCGGCCGATGGCCCTCGCTACGGAAATCGGAATTCCTGCCGGTCCTGTTTCTAGCCCTGACCGGGGTGTTTTTCTACAACCGTTTCTTTTTCACCGGGCTCCAGACGATTCCGGCCGGCCGGGCGGCCCTGATCGTGGCCTGCATCCCGGTCTGCATCGCGGCCCTGTCGGCCGTTTTCTGGAAGGAACGGTTTGGCCCGGTACGCATCTTGGGGACGTTGATTTCTCTGGTTGGAGTGGCAGTGGTCATCGCCGACGGCAATCCCATGGTCCTGCTTCAAGGGGGAGTGCAGACGGGGGACGTCTATATCCTGGGCTGCGTGGCCGCTTGGGCCGCCTATTCCCTTGGGGGCCGCTCGGTGATGAGGACCATGGAACCCCTGTCGGCGGTGACCTGGTCCTGTCTGGTCGGGACCTTCATGCTAATCCCGGCGGCCTGGGGGCATGTGCCGTCGGACTTGATACGGGCCGGCATGGTCGAATGGGGCTGTCTGGTGTTTCTTGGAACCTTGGCCACGGGCGTGGCCTACTACTGGTACTATGCGGCCATCAACACCATCGGGGCCTCGCGGGCCGGGGTGTTCATCAATCTCGTCCCGGTCTTCGCCGTGCTCATGGGGTTCTTTCTTCTGGACGAACCGATCCATCTGAGCCTTTTGACCGGCGGGGTCATGGTCATCGGCGGTGTCTGGCTGACCAACAGACCGTGA
- the amrS gene encoding AmmeMemoRadiSam system radical SAM enzyme has translation MREARLWKTEKDDCVLCLLCAHHCRLKTNERGRCGVRLNQGGKLVTLADRVPSMGFDPVEKKPLFHFLPGTTTLSFGTMGCNFSCLFCQNSSLSQTPKLGGRIQGDVVEAESLVALAGQHGARSISYTYSEPTIFFELMQDTALKAKEAGMANIMVSNGFQSPQCLEALDGLIDAANIDLKAFTDTFYRDICDGSLKPVLRNLKHIREMGWHLEVTTLLIPGLNDSDKELGEMANFIGKELGPDVPWHISGFYPTFKMMDRPPTPLETLERARRIGQKAGLWFVYHGNRHGRGGEDTICPGCGKTVMSRSGFTLLETRLKGSDCSFCGHRILAAH, from the coding sequence ATGCGCGAAGCCAGACTCTGGAAAACCGAAAAGGACGATTGCGTCCTCTGCCTGCTCTGTGCCCATCATTGCCGCTTGAAGACGAACGAAAGGGGCCGGTGCGGGGTCCGACTGAACCAGGGAGGAAAATTGGTCACCCTGGCCGACCGGGTGCCGAGTATGGGCTTTGATCCCGTGGAGAAGAAACCGCTCTTCCACTTTTTGCCCGGGACCACGACCCTGTCTTTCGGAACCATGGGCTGCAATTTTTCCTGCCTTTTCTGCCAGAACAGCTCCTTGTCGCAAACTCCAAAACTTGGTGGCCGCATCCAGGGCGATGTCGTCGAGGCTGAATCACTGGTGGCTCTGGCCGGCCAACACGGGGCCCGGAGTATTTCCTACACCTACTCGGAACCAACGATTTTTTTCGAGCTCATGCAGGACACGGCCCTGAAGGCCAAAGAAGCCGGGATGGCCAACATCATGGTCAGCAACGGTTTTCAGAGCCCGCAATGCCTGGAGGCACTCGACGGCCTGATCGACGCCGCCAATATCGACCTCAAAGCCTTCACGGACACATTCTATCGGGACATCTGCGATGGGAGCCTGAAACCGGTCTTGAGGAATCTGAAACATATCCGGGAAATGGGCTGGCATCTGGAAGTGACCACTCTGCTCATCCCCGGCTTGAACGATTCCGACAAAGAACTGGGGGAAATGGCGAATTTCATCGGCAAGGAATTGGGGCCGGACGTTCCCTGGCACATTTCCGGATTTTATCCGACCTTCAAGATGATGGACCGCCCGCCCACTCCGTTGGAAACTTTGGAACGGGCCCGAAGAATCGGGCAGAAGGCAGGACTGTGGTTCGTCTATCATGGGAACCGCCACGGCCGTGGCGGTGAGGACACGATCTGCCCGGGGTGCGGCAAGACGGTCATGTCCCGCTCGGGCTTCACTCTTTTGGAAACCCGTCTCAAGGGAAGCGATTGTTCGTTCTGCGGCCACCGGATTCTCGCCGCCCACTGA